A stretch of Kyrpidia spormannii DNA encodes these proteins:
- a CDS encoding FAD-binding oxidoreductase gives MAVDQSGKQAATVDARREELRTAFGRDAVTVRAFAGTPDGPSADLDELRPRDEREAAEIVRWAADRGVQLLPLGAGTQWIPSLQEGAEPLVVSATALSGVVEYDPGDLVMVVRSGTPLAEIERVAGEHGQWLPVDPLVSERATLGGVIGTAAAGPHRLGYGPLRDWVIGLRAVTADGPIRAGGKVVKNVAGYDVTKLFIGSQGSLGLVTEVAIKLRPLPPERRLLAFKAPDVEPLQSFARELMDRSWSLSAAEWINPALAEACGLPKEWIALLGTDELPKAAQGAVEGWRRLAREHGLEEIGAWAGRDADDLWSRYGNALGGTPALRLRWVMWPSQVPGTALHLHAGRAGGKVKDGPGTAGELASSLREESTDRLFVSGGLGTGEVRAAWILGDAVPEEAGHHILCRIAAVTEAVRSDMGRVRVERVPFAWRKSLLGTLGSAAESPLSRRVKEVLDPGNVFVSADFVGGV, from the coding sequence ATGGCGGTGGACCAAAGTGGAAAGCAAGCGGCGACGGTCGACGCCCGGCGGGAGGAACTGCGGACCGCCTTCGGCCGGGACGCCGTGACGGTCAGAGCCTTTGCGGGAACACCCGACGGGCCGTCGGCGGATCTGGATGAATTGCGGCCCCGGGATGAACGGGAGGCGGCGGAGATCGTTCGGTGGGCGGCGGACAGAGGGGTGCAACTCTTGCCCCTTGGGGCGGGGACCCAGTGGATTCCGAGTCTGCAGGAGGGCGCGGAGCCGCTGGTCGTGTCTGCGACTGCCCTGTCCGGTGTTGTGGAGTACGATCCCGGAGACTTGGTCATGGTCGTCCGGTCCGGAACACCGCTGGCTGAAATAGAGCGGGTCGCCGGTGAACACGGGCAATGGCTGCCCGTCGATCCCCTGGTGAGCGAAAGGGCCACCTTGGGGGGCGTCATCGGTACCGCGGCGGCGGGGCCGCATCGCCTCGGTTACGGACCTCTGCGGGACTGGGTCATCGGGCTCCGAGCGGTGACCGCAGACGGACCGATCCGGGCAGGCGGCAAAGTAGTGAAGAATGTGGCCGGGTATGACGTGACGAAGCTTTTTATCGGATCCCAGGGCAGCCTCGGCCTGGTGACCGAGGTGGCGATCAAACTCCGCCCCCTTCCGCCGGAGCGGCGGCTTCTCGCTTTCAAGGCCCCGGATGTCGAACCACTGCAATCTTTTGCCCGGGAGCTGATGGACCGCTCCTGGAGTCTATCGGCGGCGGAGTGGATCAACCCGGCCCTGGCGGAGGCTTGCGGTCTGCCCAAGGAGTGGATCGCCCTTCTTGGCACGGATGAGTTACCCAAGGCGGCCCAGGGCGCGGTGGAGGGGTGGCGCCGGCTGGCGAGGGAACACGGTTTGGAGGAGATTGGGGCATGGGCGGGCCGGGACGCGGACGACCTTTGGAGTCGCTATGGTAACGCTTTGGGCGGCACCCCGGCTTTGCGGTTGCGATGGGTGATGTGGCCAAGCCAGGTTCCCGGAACGGCGTTGCACCTTCACGCCGGACGCGCTGGGGGAAAGGTGAAGGATGGCCCCGGAACGGCCGGCGAACTCGCGAGTTCTTTGCGCGAAGAATCGACCGATCGTTTGTTCGTGTCCGGAGGACTGGGCACCGGAGAGGTCCGGGCGGCCTGGATCTTGGGGGACGCTGTCCCTGAGGAGGCCGGCCATCACATCCTTTGCCGGATCGCGGCGGTGACTGAGGCGGTGCGATCAGACATGGGGCGGGTGCGGGTGGAACGCGTGCCTTTTGCGTGGAGAAAATCGCTCCTCGGGACCCTCGGATCCGCCGCGGAGTCCCCACTTAGCCGCCGGGTGAAGGAAGTCCTGGATCCTGGAAACGTCTTTGTCTCCGCAGATTTTGTGGGAGGTGTATGA
- a CDS encoding MFS transporter produces MSSSATLSIEQRTSNKVRIRILPFMFVLYIISFLDRVNLGYAALDMNKALAITSEQFGLIAGIFFFGYFIFEIPSNVLMHRIGARIWIARILLSWGSVAMLTAVAQNAVHLYILRFLLGVTEAGFFPGMILYLTYWFRGRELAHVVALFMTAVAVSNIIGAPVSGVILDYVDWFGLPGWRWLFILEGAPAVIFGILTFFVLPNRPRDAAWLTEEEKSWLQGELDREAAQKLHQEKMSLGRVFASGRVWLLALIYFADVVGLYGIGFWMPQIIKGLSQYLSNTAVGLLAMIPYLVGVVAMVWSGRDSDRKGERRWHVAVPLLIAGAGMAVLGPVSNPFWAIVLLSITTAAIYSVVGPFWALPNLFLAESTAAVGIAIINSVGNLGGFVGPYIIGALKASTGSVASGLYFLAACLLAGMILVLLLPLRRSVSSRSE; encoded by the coding sequence ATGAGCTCATCGGCAACGCTTTCGATCGAACAACGGACTTCCAACAAAGTCCGCATTCGTATCCTCCCGTTCATGTTTGTGCTGTACATCATTTCGTTTCTCGACCGAGTGAACTTGGGGTACGCGGCTTTGGACATGAATAAAGCCTTAGCCATTACCAGCGAGCAATTCGGTTTGATTGCCGGAATCTTCTTTTTTGGATATTTTATTTTCGAAATTCCCAGCAATGTTTTGATGCATCGGATTGGCGCTCGGATCTGGATTGCGCGAATTCTGCTTAGCTGGGGTTCGGTGGCGATGTTGACCGCCGTAGCCCAAAACGCCGTGCATCTGTATATCCTTCGGTTTCTTCTCGGCGTGACGGAAGCGGGTTTTTTCCCCGGCATGATTCTTTATCTGACGTACTGGTTTCGGGGTCGGGAATTGGCCCACGTCGTGGCCCTGTTCATGACGGCGGTGGCGGTATCTAACATTATCGGAGCCCCGGTTTCCGGGGTTATCCTTGACTATGTGGATTGGTTTGGGCTTCCCGGATGGCGGTGGCTCTTCATCCTGGAAGGAGCGCCGGCGGTGATTTTTGGTATTCTGACGTTCTTCGTTTTGCCGAACCGTCCCCGGGATGCGGCCTGGCTGACCGAAGAGGAGAAATCCTGGCTTCAGGGGGAGTTGGACCGGGAAGCGGCTCAAAAATTGCATCAGGAAAAAATGAGCTTGGGGCGGGTGTTCGCCAGTGGCCGGGTGTGGTTGCTCGCCTTGATTTATTTTGCCGACGTTGTCGGTTTATACGGGATTGGGTTCTGGATGCCCCAGATCATCAAAGGGTTGTCCCAGTATCTTTCCAACACGGCGGTGGGGCTGTTGGCGATGATCCCCTATCTGGTGGGCGTCGTGGCCATGGTATGGAGCGGCCGGGACTCGGACCGCAAAGGGGAGCGCCGATGGCACGTGGCGGTGCCTTTACTTATTGCCGGGGCGGGGATGGCGGTACTCGGTCCCGTGAGCAATCCATTTTGGGCGATCGTCTTGCTCAGCATCACCACCGCGGCGATTTACAGTGTCGTGGGGCCGTTTTGGGCACTGCCCAATCTGTTTCTCGCTGAATCGACGGCGGCGGTGGGGATTGCCATCATTAATTCCGTCGGTAACTTGGGTGGGTTTGTGGGGCCGTATATCATTGGCGCGCTCAAAGCCTCCACAGGTTCGGTGGCGAGTGGACTCTATTTTCTTGCCGCCTGTCTCTTGGCGGGAATGATCCTCGTCCTGCTTTTGCCCCTTCGCCGGTCTGTTTCCAGCCGTTCGGAATGA